In Ignavibacteria bacterium, the sequence ACTCCGCCCCGAGTGTTGCTTCAATTTCATCAGAAACTTCCCGCATTTTATCCGCTGCGCCGTTAATGTTATTGAACTGTATTGTACATCCGCAGATCGAGGGCAGCCAGCTAACGCTCACAAGATTACGCTTCACTTCGCCTGAAGATGAGCCATACATTTTTGTGAAAAAGGGTTCATACCTAACCCTGCCAGGCTCAAAATTTTCGGCGGGGGGTGAATCCCACTCAGCCCCTTTGGTATATTTTTGTGACATCATATCTTCAAGGTCGGGGTTATCAAGCTTCTCATCATGTGATTTGCCTGTGATACCGTCATCATACTGCATAACAGTGCCGTCATGCCAATAGAGATTATTTTCATCGGCTGTTTTAAGGAAATCAGGGTATGCCTTAAGGAGTCTTTTTAAGCCTTCGGGAACATTTTTTAAGCTATCAGAACTCTTTACCTTTTTATTTTGCTCATAATTTGTTTTATTTACCTCATTATTTTTCAGATCCTGCTTCAAATCTGAATCATTGCAGGCAAAAAAACTGAAAAAAGAGATAATATAGATCAGTAGATTCATGTTGGTAACCTCACCCCCATCCCCTCTCCTAAAAGGAGAGGGGGGAGAAAATTCGTTATTTTATGTTAATGGATAATTTGTTTTTATAACCTCACCCCAGCCCCTATCCTAAAAGGAGAGGGGGGAGAAAGATTTTAATTTATCGTTTAATTTGTAAATATACTTCAATGTGGCAAATTCTATAATGCAAAAAGGAAAACTGTATTTAATACCCAATACTCTTGGCAGCGATGACTTAAACAGGGTTATTCCGCCGTATATTAAAGAGGTAATAAATACGATAGATAACTATATAGTAGAGAACATTCAGACTGCGGCTAAGTTCCTCAAGCTGGCAGGTATTAAAAAAACGCTGCGTGAGCTTACTTTTTATGTGCTTAATGCCAAAACCGTGGATTCTGATATAATGACATACCTTGACGAAACAGAAAAAGGAAAGGATACGGGGCTGATCTCCGAAGCAGGGCTGCCGTGTATTGCTGACCCGGGAAGTGTAATTGTAAAACTGGCGCATCAAAAAGGGATACAGGTTGTGCCTTTAAGCGGCCCCTCATCGATTATGCTTGCCCTGATGGCATCGGGGGTAAACGGGCAGAATTTTGCATTCATAGGCTACCTGCCAATAGATAAAGCCGCAAGAGCAAAAAAAATTAAGGGACTTGGAAGCAAAATTAAGCAGGAAGGTCAAACCCAGATTTTTATCGAGGCTCCCCACCGCAATGATAAACTGCTTACAGATATACTGAGCAATTCACCCGGCGATATTACTCTTTCAATTTCAAAGAATCTGACCATGGATACTGAGCAGATAATTTCAGGAACAATTGAGCAGTTAAAAAGTAAGAACATTACACTTGGCAAAGAGCCGGTAATATTTGTAATGGGAAAATAGTTTAATTATAAATACTTAAGAAAAATGCTGAACAAAATAAAATTTTTAACTGGGCTTGTTATTATTACTGCAATTTTTTTTGCATGCGGGAAGTCAGATAAAACCGAAACAACAGAAAAGGAAAAGACTACAACCACTCAGGATAATAAACAGGAAACAGGCAGCAGCACTCAAAAAAAAGATGAAGCGGGTTCAACAGGCGCAAATGAAAACACAAAGCCCGGCAAACCTGAGCTGAGGTGGGAATTCAAGCGGGTTGGAACCGGCGAGTATGATACACCGATCAACGATGTAAACATAACGG encodes:
- a CDS encoding M15 family metallopeptidase is translated as MNLLIYIISFFSFFACNDSDLKQDLKNNEVNKTNYEQNKKVKSSDSLKNVPEGLKRLLKAYPDFLKTADENNLYWHDGTVMQYDDGITGKSHDEKLDNPDLEDMMSQKYTKGAEWDSPPAENFEPGRVRYEPFFTKMYGSSSGEVKRNLVSVSWLPSICGCTIQFNNINGAADKMREVSDEIEATLGAEFHKYVSKTAGTFNWRKIAGTNRISTHAFGTAIDINTKYSNYWQWDGNMTWKNQIPIEIVEIFEKHGFIWGGKWYHYDTMHFEYRPELLVE
- a CDS encoding SAM-dependent methyltransferase, with translation MQKGKLYLIPNTLGSDDLNRVIPPYIKEVINTIDNYIVENIQTAAKFLKLAGIKKTLRELTFYVLNAKTVDSDIMTYLDETEKGKDTGLISEAGLPCIADPGSVIVKLAHQKGIQVVPLSGPSSIMLALMASGVNGQNFAFIGYLPIDKAARAKKIKGLGSKIKQEGQTQIFIEAPHRNDKLLTDILSNSPGDITLSISKNLTMDTEQIISGTIEQLKSKNITLGKEPVIFVMGK